ATCTCGTCGCGGAACTTCCACTGGATATGATACAGCATCTGTGGAAGCTGCTTGTAGGACTTCACTTCCTTGCGGAAAATGTCCGTGATCACTTCTTCGTTGGTCGGACCAAACAGCATATTGCGATCATGACGGTCGGTAATGCGCAGCATCTCCAGGCCATAATCTTCGTAACGGCCGCTTTCCTGCCACAGCTCGGCCGGCTGGATCGTCGGCATCAGAAGTTCGTTACAACCGATGGCATCCTGTTCTTCACGAACGATCTGTTCGATCTTTTTAAGAACGCGGTAACCCAGCGGCAACCAGGAATAAATACCGGCCGAAAGCTGCCGCACCATCCCGGCGCGCAGCATCAACCGATGAGAAACGATCTGGGCTTCTGACGGGGTTTCTTTAAGGGTGGGCAGAAAGAACTGGGAAAGACGCATCAATGCCTCGTAAAAAAGCAGTCTGGAAAGGTAACAACGACCAAAAAACTAGTCCCGGAACATGCGACAGCACAGGGCGAAAGGCAAGCCGGAACTTGTCATTTCCCGAATTGCCGGGTCATTCAAAACCACAGGATGTGTGATCAACCTGCTGCGAAACGATACCAGGCAACCTGTTCATCCTAACGATAGCCCGCTGCCTGGCAGGCTGCAATCAAATCGGCATTTTGCGCGGCATTGCCGATTGGCTGGTCGTTAAAATAAACCTGCCCGTTTTTATAGGTGATTTTGCCCAAATTGCCTTCGCCACCAATGCCGGTTGGTTTGGAAATTCCTGCATATTCAAAGAAATCAATCGTTACCGGAAATTCAATCACATCTGGCAGGGTGATTTGTGCTGCATTGACGCCCGGCCCTTCTGCGGGGGTTACTGCATGTCCGTTCACATCGACACCGGGTTGATATTCAACACTGGCATCTGGCTGATAGGCCACAACAGCATTGCAGGCATCCCGCGTTACCGTAACGGTGGTTGTATCTGCAGCATCCGATTCTTTTTTTGCAGAATCCGCAGCAAAGCTTGGTCCGGAAAGGACTGTAATCACGGCAAAAATCGATACAAGCGTCTGTAATCGCGCTACTTTATCGGGCGAAAGAACAAACAGTTTCATGGCAAAAACACCCTCTAACCATTTGACGTAACAAGATTTTGTTACACAATGTTACATGCATTTGTGAAGTTTGGTCAAAACATCTTGCATAATCGTGAATTATATGGCTTTTTAACCATCCTGAAACGACGCAAGATCGTGATGGAACGATGACCGCAGCCGCTCATAAATTGCGGGAGGCTTTATTGCCAATAAGCACAAAAGAAGCAGGCGCGACGTCGTTATAAAAACCTGTGCCAATGAGCCCAGGTCTAGGAGGAAGCAATAAAGATAACGGGAAAACAGCTATAAAATAGCGCTAAAGCAAGATCTTAGGATCTTGCTTTTTTTTTGTTGGTGCGGAAATGCTGCAAAAACAGGGGCGCCAGATGGCCGCCCCTGTTTCCGTTTTGCGCGCGATCAGAATTAGGTGATCAAGCCTTAATTAAAGGCCTCCGCCGCTGGGCGAATATCGATCAGGCCGCTGGTAATCACGAAATAGGCAATACCCCACAAAATCGCGGAAATAAGCGACGTTGCCAGCATCTTCTTCCACATATGCGGATTTTGCGGTGCGCCGCTATCATGGCCTTTTTCAACCACTTCCTGGCGTTTTACGCCCACAGGCAGCACCGTGAACAAAACCAGCCACCAAATGATCAGATAGGTCACAAAACCTGAAAACAACGTCATGGCAAAACCTGCGTAAAAAAAGAGATGGTCAGGCAAGAGGTTGCAGGGATTTGCGCAACCTTCCTGTGCGAACATGGTCTTTGTCAAACCTGCTCAAGCTCGACCAGGGTGCCGGTGAAATCCTTTGGGTGCAAAAATAACACGGGCTTGCCATGCGCACCGATTTTAGGCTCGCCATTGCCCAAAATACGGGCCCCCTCGCCGATCAACCGGTCACGGGCCGCAATGATATCCTCGACCTCATAACAAACATGGTGGATACCCCCGGCGCTGTTCTTTTCCAAAAACGCCCGGATCGGTGAATTTTCACCCAACGGATACAGCAATTCGATTTTGGTATTTGGCAATTCAACAAAGACAACACGAACACCATGTTCAGGTTCGTCCTGCGGATCGGAAACGCTCGCCCCCAAGACATCACGATAAAGACGAATTCCTTCATCCAGATCCGGGACGGCAATCGCAACATGGTTTAGGCGACCAATCATGGCAGGCTCCTGATTTTTAACGCTTCCAATCGGGATTTCCCTGCATGGCGGTATAACGGGCCACCTGCAGGGTTCCCTTGTTTTGCTTATTCTTCGGTCACCCGCATCAGGTGGACCTCGATCAACGGGCGTTTACCCTGTTTTTGGCGAATGGGCCGGCGAACGGCCTGGCGAATGGCCAGGATCACCGCGGCATCATCAAGCACTTCATCATCGTCAAGCTGATCAATACGGTTGCCAATTTCGGCGGCAAAATGATCAAGGGCAACGTCATCGTTTTCTTCATCATACAGGCTGGGTGCCGTAATCATCGGGTCGCCAACCATTTCGCCAAACTGGTTCAGCACCACGGTCACAAACATCACACCATTCCACATGATGCGGTTACGGTTACGAATGGTGTTTGAATCCCGTTTGATCAACCGCCCGCCATCAAGGCACAGAATGCCTGTATCAACCTCTTCAATCACGCTGGCAAAGCCTGGCGACAGGCGAATAACGGTGCCATCATGCGGAATAACGGTTTCAGGCACCTGGCATTCACGGGCAAGGCTTGCCTGTTCGCGCAAATGGCGCGGTTCACCATGCACAGGCACCAGTATTTTGGGCCGCGTCAGCTGATACATCCGCGCCAGATCGGACCGCCCGGGATGACCGGAAACATGGATCGGTTCATCGCGCGCAGTGATGACGTTAATGCCACGCTTGATCAGCGAATTCTGAATAAAGCCGATGGATTTTTCATTGCCCGGAATTTCACGGGCGGAAAACACCACCGTATCACCGGCATCAAGCTGGATGGTTGGGTGTTCGCCCCGTGCGATGCGTGCCATTGCCGCACGCGGTTCCCCCTGTGACCCGGTGCAAATCAAAAGCACCTGGTCTTTGGGCACTTCCATCGCATCCTCATCCGATAAAAGATTAGGATATCCAGTAAGATAACCAACTTTCTTCGCAGCTTCGGTTACCCGGCGCATGGACCGGCCTGCCAGCGCAACACAGCGCCCTGTTTCATGGGCCGCTTCGATAATTGACTGGATGCGCGCGACATTGGTGGCAAAACAGGCAACGGCAATGCGGCCAGACGGAATTTTGGTAAACAGTTCGATCAGGTTGCGTGCAACCTCGCCTTCCGACCCGGTTTCGCCCTGCGAGAACACATTGGTCGAATCACACACAAGGGCGTCGACCCCTTCATCACCCAGTGCCTCAAGTTTGGCGACATCGGGTTCGGTCCCGATTTGCGGATCATGGTCAAATTTCCAGTCACCGGTATGAACAACCAGCCCCTTTGGCGTTCTGATCGCAAGGGCGTTGGGCTCCAGGATCGAATGGGTCATGGTGATCATTTCAATATCGAAATCACCAAGTTTAAACCGTGACCCAAGTTCGACTTCGTGGATTGGAACCTGATCAGCAAAATCTGTTTCGGCAAGCTTTGCGCGCAAAAATTCGGCGGCAAAAGGCGTTGCATAGATCGGGCATTTCAGACGCGGCCAAAGATAGGGAATCGCGCCTAAATGATCTTCATGCGCATGCGTCAGAACCAGGCCAAGCAGCTTGTCCTTGCGTTGCTCGATAAAGGATGGATCGGGCATGACAACATCGACACCAGGCAATCCTTCCTCGCCAAAGGAAACGCCCATATCGATCATCAGCCAGCGGTCATTATAGCCATAAAGATTAAGGTTCATCCCGATCTCGCCGGAGCCACCCAGCGGGACAAACAGCAATTCGTCCTTTGGCAAAAACAAATCCACGAAACCTCACATTTCCGATCAAGCCGTTAACCGTGCATAACGAAAAAACACACACGGCCAATTAGGTAAAGCTTTTACGCCAATTGTCCGGCTTTGTCGTTTTCCAAATTCTGTCGATAAATCATTAAAAGGCCAAGCATGGTCAAATCCCCATGCGAATGGCCAATTTCATCTATTGCCCGGGCAAACAGGGGCGCAAGGCCCCCTGTCGCAACCACCTTCATTTCCGGCAGCCCCTGCTGGGTGCAAATGCGCGCCAATAAGCCCTCAATCATCGAAACATACCCCCAGAATACGCCGGACTGCATGGCTTCGATGGTATTTTTACCAATCACATTGCGTGGCGCTTCAACCGCCACCATCGGCAACTGGGCGGCCGCCATATGTAATGCCTTGATCGACAGGTTAACACCGGGCGCAATCACCCCCCCCAAATAATTCCCCTGCCCGTCGACAACATCAAACGTCGTCGCCGTGCCGAAATCCAGCACCACAAGGGGCCCGCCATATATGCGGTGTGCCGCAACCGCATTTACCAGCCGATCCGCCCCCACTTCACTGGGCCGATCGGTCAACACCTGCATTTTCAAATTAACGCTGGGCGCGCCAACGACCATGGGTTCAACCGCAAAATACTGGCGGCACAGGGTTTTAAGGCTGAATTCGGCGGCAGGTACGACAGTGGCAATAATTGCACCAGTAATGGCGTCACGCGGCACACCCGAGAGCTCGAACAAATGATGCAACCATACACCAAGTTCATCGGCTGTTCGTTCAACAGTGGTCGAACACCGCCATTGCCCCTTGATGGTATCGCCATCAAAAACGGCAAAAACGATATTGGTATTTCCTGCATCAATAGCCAGCAGCATGGCAGATCATGATTTCCCTGTGGGAGCAACTTTCAAGGCGCATGGCAAAGAATTAAATCCGGCCAGCCCTGATGTCAGCTTTTGAAAAACACTTCCCCTGCGCCGATCACATGATCAACACCCCTATCGTCTTTTAAAATCAGGGAACCACCCTGATCAAGCCCAACAAAAGTACCAGTCAGTGTCCGTTCGCTTAGGCGGGCAACAATCGGCTGGCCAAACCCATAGGCGCGATCCAGCCAGGCTTGGCGAATGGCGTTAAAACCATCCTGCTGCCAGGCTGAATATAGGTCGTCAAATCGGGAAATATAGGCCGAAACCAGATCTTCGATCCGGATCATCACACCAAGTGCCGCAAAGGAGGTCGAGGGACGCTCCACATCATCGGGATGGAAGGCAATATTTACGCCTGTCCCAATCACCAGATAATCGGTATCGCGACCATGCGATGACGCGCTTTCAAGCAGAATGCCGCATAATTTGCGCCCCCCTACCATCAGGTCATTGGGCCATTTGCATTCTGGCGTAATTTCGCCGTTGCTGACGATATCAACCGCCTCCGCCATGGCAAGGGCAGCAAGAAATGTCAGCCGGGCTGATTCCTGCAGCGGGCAATTGGGGCGTAAAAGAAGGGAGAGGAACAGATTACCGGTCGGAGATTTCCATTCACGGCCGCGCCGGCCGCGACCGGCAAGTTGGCGTGCAGCCAAAATAAGGGCGCCACCAGGGGCGCCCTTATCACCGAGGCGTTTTGCCTCTTCATTCGTACTGTCGATGACTTCGTGGAAATGCAGAACATATCCATCCGGAAGACGCACGACAGGATCCGTCATATCAATGACCAAACAATGCCGACGCAGCAGCAGCCGCACTATCGGTCAGCGGGTTCGGGAAGAACGCGAAAACCAGGATAATGATGGTGGCAAGCGCCATGATCACATTGAGTTCGGTACCGCTACGGTCAAAGCCTTCAACCGGCTCATCAAAATACATGACCTTGATGACGCGCAGATAGTAATAGGCACTGACAACCGAGGTAACGAGGCCGATAACAGCCAGTGTAACCAGACCGGCATCAACAGCAGCCTTGAAGACATAGAACTTACCGAAGAACCCGGCGAGCGGCGGAATACCGGCCATCGAGAACATCAGCAGTGCCATAACAGCAGCCATCAGCGGTTTGGTGCGCGACAGGCCCGAAAGATCGGCAATCTCT
The window above is part of the Thalassospira marina genome. Proteins encoded here:
- a CDS encoding type III pantothenate kinase — encoded protein: MLLAIDAGNTNIVFAVFDGDTIKGQWRCSTTVERTADELGVWLHHLFELSGVPRDAITGAIIATVVPAAEFSLKTLCRQYFAVEPMVVGAPSVNLKMQVLTDRPSEVGADRLVNAVAAHRIYGGPLVVLDFGTATTFDVVDGQGNYLGGVIAPGVNLSIKALHMAAAQLPMVAVEAPRNVIGKNTIEAMQSGVFWGYVSMIEGLLARICTQQGLPEMKVVATGGLAPLFARAIDEIGHSHGDLTMLGLLMIYRQNLENDKAGQLA
- a CDS encoding DUF1467 family protein produces the protein MTLFSGFVTYLIIWWLVLFTVLPVGVKRQEVVEKGHDSGAPQNPHMWKKMLATSLISAILWGIAYFVITSGLIDIRPAAEAFN
- a CDS encoding ribonuclease J, which gives rise to MDLFLPKDELLFVPLGGSGEIGMNLNLYGYNDRWLMIDMGVSFGEEGLPGVDVVMPDPSFIEQRKDKLLGLVLTHAHEDHLGAIPYLWPRLKCPIYATPFAAEFLRAKLAETDFADQVPIHEVELGSRFKLGDFDIEMITMTHSILEPNALAIRTPKGLVVHTGDWKFDHDPQIGTEPDVAKLEALGDEGVDALVCDSTNVFSQGETGSEGEVARNLIELFTKIPSGRIAVACFATNVARIQSIIEAAHETGRCVALAGRSMRRVTEAAKKVGYLTGYPNLLSDEDAMEVPKDQVLLICTGSQGEPRAAMARIARGEHPTIQLDAGDTVVFSAREIPGNEKSIGFIQNSLIKRGINVITARDEPIHVSGHPGRSDLARMYQLTRPKILVPVHGEPRHLREQASLARECQVPETVIPHDGTVIRLSPGFASVIEEVDTGILCLDGGRLIKRDSNTIRNRNRIMWNGVMFVTVVLNQFGEMVGDPMITAPSLYDEENDDVALDHFAAEIGNRIDQLDDDEVLDDAAVILAIRQAVRRPIRQKQGKRPLIEVHLMRVTEE
- the mce gene encoding methylmalonyl-CoA epimerase, with amino-acid sequence MIGRLNHVAIAVPDLDEGIRLYRDVLGASVSDPQDEPEHGVRVVFVELPNTKIELLYPLGENSPIRAFLEKNSAGGIHHVCYEVEDIIAARDRLIGEGARILGNGEPKIGAHGKPVLFLHPKDFTGTLVELEQV
- a CDS encoding biotin--[acetyl-CoA-carboxylase] ligase — encoded protein: MTDPVVRLPDGYVLHFHEVIDSTNEEAKRLGDKGAPGGALILAARQLAGRGRRGREWKSPTGNLFLSLLLRPNCPLQESARLTFLAALAMAEAVDIVSNGEITPECKWPNDLMVGGRKLCGILLESASSHGRDTDYLVIGTGVNIAFHPDDVERPSTSFAALGVMIRIEDLVSAYISRFDDLYSAWQQDGFNAIRQAWLDRAYGFGQPIVARLSERTLTGTFVGLDQGGSLILKDDRGVDHVIGAGEVFFKS